CGCTCGTAGACAGGTTTTGTCAGTATAAGATTGTAATTAACTTCCTTTTTAGCCAGTTCCGAATAGTTATTCGGGCAGGTAGGACAGAAATATGAATAAAACGTACACACATTCTTTGTTTGCTTGAGACTTGTAAGTAGTTCTTTCGGTGGCTCGAAGAGATGGTTAAGATCAGGTTCGTGTATAATTACTTCTCCCAGATCACCTATTCTGTCCAGCAGATTTTCAGGTACCGCGGCAAGGTCCCTGCTGTCCCAGAACTCTTTGTTTCCCTCGACTACATTTAATGTTTCGATCAGAGGTTTTATTTTTTTCAAAACTATCTGGCCTATATAGGTCAGCCTGTACTCGTCATCCTCCTGTTCGATCAGACCCTGCTCAAGAAGTATTTTTACCTGGGCCATTATCGCACTTGTAGTACCGTTGATAGACTGCTTTATTTCATCAATTGTTGCCGGCCCGTTCAGTAACATAATAAGGGTATTTTTCCTTTTTTCCGACAGGAATACAGTGCTAATCAATTCGGTTTTCATGGTAGGATCACTTACCTTCTCCTTGATACTATTCATTTGTTTTTACTGATGAACCAATTGTGTCTCACAGTCTGCATTGAATTTCTATCATTGCAAAATCCATGAGAA
The window above is part of the Methanolobus zinderi genome. Proteins encoded here:
- a CDS encoding helix-turn-helix transcriptional regulator, whose amino-acid sequence is MNSIKEKVSDPTMKTELISTVFLSEKRKNTLIMLLNGPATIDEIKQSINGTTSAIMAQVKILLEQGLIEQEDDEYRLTYIGQIVLKKIKPLIETLNVVEGNKEFWDSRDLAAVPENLLDRIGDLGEVIIHEPDLNHLFEPPKELLTSLKQTKNVCTFYSYFCPTCPNNYSELAKKEVNYNLILTKPVYERLRDEYTEQYNAILESQNSHLYICDENIITPGAISVTDNLLLLSFFNKKGFFDHKKVISFEESAREWGREFFMHYKEFSEEVQ